The window ACTGGGCGCCAGAAACGTAACACGCGAAGGCCACGATGACACCCTGGTATCTCTATTTAATCCGTACCGCCGACAATACTCTCTACACCGGTATTACCACCGACGTGGCGCGCCGCTATCAGCAGCATCAGAGTGGAAAAGGGGCGAAAGCGCTGCGGGGAAAAGGCGAACTGACGCTGGCTTTCTCCGCCCCGGTAGGCGACCGCTCGCTGGCCCTGCGCCTGGAGTACCGCATCAAACAGCTCACCAGGCGCCAGAAAGAGCGCCTGGTGGCTGACGGAGACGGGTTTGCGGCGTTACTGAACGAACTGACGCTTAAAAACGATTAAAGTGCTCGTGATATTCAACCAGCCCCGTCACGCCCTTCAGCGCATCCTCCGCTAAACGATGCACCTGGAACGCGCTTTCAGTGCCCGGCCAGCGGCAACGCAGATCGTAATGGGCAGCCAGTTCAAAGCCAAAGCGGCTGTACAGCGCCGGATCGCCTAACGTGACGACGGCGGCGTAGCCGAATTCGTTGAGGGAGTCGAGTCCTTCATAGACCAGCTGGCGCGCCAGCCCCTGCCCGCGGTAGTTTTCATCCACCGCCAGCGGCGCCATGCCGACCCATTGCAGGTCTTCGCCCTGCACGTCGACCGGGCTGAACGCCACGTAACCCACCACCTGACCTTCATCGTCCGTGGCGACCAGACCGAGCGTCAGAAAACCATCTTCACGCAGATCGTGAACCAGTTTCGCTTCCGCATCGCTTTCGAATGAACGACGCAACAGGGCGTCGATACCCGGCGCGTCAATGGGAATTTCTACTCGAATCAGCATGGTTCACCTACCGATGTCTGTTTGGTTTCCGGCGAGTGTTTCAGGCCCGCCTCAACAAAATCCGCCACCTGCAACAGCATAACGCGCAAAGCTTTCGGCATTTGCTCCAGCTCAATGGCATCCATCAGGTTTTTCACATACAACCCTAACTCCGTATCCCCTTCAATCACCAGCCGACGCTGGAAAAAGAGCGTATCCGGATCCTGCTTGCGCGCGGCGATCATCAGCAGATCGCTGGCATCGGCGCGAAAACTGACGTCGGCCTGCGCCTCCTGGCTGACGATAAGTTTGTCATTTTCAACAGAGGTATACCATTGAAGGCCAATGTCGCGAGCCGTAATGCTCAACCAGCGACCTTCGAGGAACGCCAGCTCCCCGTCCGCCAGCGCCTGGCGAAACTGCCAGCTCAGAACCTGTTCCAGAACCTGGCGCTTCAGCGCAAAGGGCGTCAGTTTCACCGGCACGCTCATCAGAGACGGACCTAAATGCACTAAGCGTGAACGCAGTTTATCTAACACAAGCTTTACTCCCTGTTTCAGTAGTCCCGCTATTTTGCCATATCAGATAAACGACATAGCGGCGTAAATCAACAATTGCATGCGTTAACCGTACCTCTTTATTGCTAATATCAATACGACTTTAACTGCCTTAAATCAAAAATTGTCGCAGCAAGGTTAACTAAAATCCCAGTTCGTTAACAATTATGCGTCCCAGGCGGCGCAACCTTCAGGATAAATTATGGAGCTGCTCTGCCCTGCCGGAAATCTCCCGGCGCTTAAGGCGGCCATCGAAAACGGCGCTGACGCCGTCTATATCGGGCTGAAAGATGATACCAACGCCCGTCACTTCGCCGGCCTTAATTTTACCGAGAAGAAATTGCAGGAAGCGGTGAGTTTCGTCCATCAACATCGCCGCAAGCTGCACATCGCAATCAATACCTTTGCTCACCCGGACGGCTATGCCCGCTGGCAGCGTGCTGTCGATATGGCGGCACAGCTCGGCGCCGACGCGCTGATCCTCGCCGACCTCGCCATGCTCGAGTATGCCGCAGTTCGTTACCCGCATATTGAGCGCCATGTCTCTGTTCAGGCATCGGCCACCAATGAAGAAGCGATAAACTTTTACCAGCGTAATTTCGACGTCGCGCGCGTGGTGCTGCCGCGCGTCCTCTCTATCCATCAGGTAAAACAGCTGGCCCGCGTCACGCCGGTCCCGCTTGAGGTCTTTGCCTTCGGCAGCCTGTGCATTATGGCGGAAGGCCGCTGCTATCTCTCTTCGTACTTAACCGGCGAATCGCCGAATACGGTGGGCGCCTGCTCGCCTGCGCGCTTCGTTCGCTGGCAGCAGACGCCGCAAGGGCTGGAATCGCGTCTGAACGATGTGCTGATCGACCGCTACCAGGATGGGGAAAACGCCGGCTATCCGACGCTGTGCAAAGGCCGCTATCTGGTCGACGGCGAGCGCTATCACGCGCTGGAGGAACCGACCAGCCTCAATACGCTGGAGCTGCTGCCGGAACTACTGGCGGCGAATATTGCCTCAGTGAAAATCGAAGGACGCCAGCGCAGCCCGGCCTACGTCAGCCAGGTAGCGAAAGTGTGGCGCCAGGCGATCGACCGCTGCAAGGCCGACCCGCAAAACTTCGTGCCGCAAAGCGCGTGGATGGAGACGCTCGGCGCGATGTCCGAAGGCACTCAAACCACGCTTGGCGCGTATCACCGGAAATGGCAGTGAGAGAAGCAATGAAATATTCCTTAGGGCCGGTGCTTTATTACTGGCCGAAAGAGACGCTGGAAGATTTTTACCAACAGGCCGCGCAAAGCAGCGCTGATGTGATCTACCTCGGCGAAGCAGTGTGCAGCAAGCGCCGCGCCACCAAAGTCGGCGACTGGCTGGATATGGCGAAATCGCTCGCCGGCAGCGGTAAGCAGGTGGTGCTCTCAACGCTGGCGCTGGTGCAGGCCACATCTGAGCTGAACGAACTGAAGCGCTATGTGGAAAACGGCGAGTTCCTGCTGGAAGCGAGCGACCTCGGGGTGGTGAACATGTGCGCCGAGCGTAAACTGCCGTTTGTCGCGGGTCATGCGCTGAACTGCTACAACGCGGTGACGCTGCGCCTGCTGCTCAGGCAGGGGATGGTGCGCTGGTGTATGCCGGTGGAACTGTCACGCGACTGGCTGGCGAATCTGCTGGCGCAGTGCGATGAGCTGGGTATTCGCCATCAGTTTGAGGTGGAGGTGCTGAGCTACGGGCATCTGCCGCTGGCGTACTCCGCCCGCTGCTTTACCGCCCGTTCGGAAGACCGGCCGAAAGATGAGTGCGAAACCTGCTGTATTAAGTATCCGAATGGTCGCGATGTGCTCTCCCAGGAGGATCAGCAGGTGTTTGTGCTGAACGGCATTCAGACCATGAGCGGC is drawn from Citrobacter rodentium NBRC 105723 = DSM 16636 and contains these coding sequences:
- the ubiT gene encoding ubiquinone anaerobic biosynthesis accessory factor UbiT; protein product: MLDKLRSRLVHLGPSLMSVPVKLTPFALKRQVLEQVLSWQFRQALADGELAFLEGRWLSITARDIGLQWYTSVENDKLIVSQEAQADVSFRADASDLLMIAARKQDPDTLFFQRRLVIEGDTELGLYVKNLMDAIELEQMPKALRVMLLQVADFVEAGLKHSPETKQTSVGEPC
- a CDS encoding GNAT family N-acetyltransferase; the protein is MLIRVEIPIDAPGIDALLRRSFESDAEAKLVHDLREDGFLTLGLVATDDEGQVVGYVAFSPVDVQGEDLQWVGMAPLAVDENYRGQGLARQLVYEGLDSLNEFGYAAVVTLGDPALYSRFGFELAAHYDLRCRWPGTESAFQVHRLAEDALKGVTGLVEYHEHFNRF
- the ubiU gene encoding ubiquinone anaerobic biosynthesis protein UbiU; the protein is MELLCPAGNLPALKAAIENGADAVYIGLKDDTNARHFAGLNFTEKKLQEAVSFVHQHRRKLHIAINTFAHPDGYARWQRAVDMAAQLGADALILADLAMLEYAAVRYPHIERHVSVQASATNEEAINFYQRNFDVARVVLPRVLSIHQVKQLARVTPVPLEVFAFGSLCIMAEGRCYLSSYLTGESPNTVGACSPARFVRWQQTPQGLESRLNDVLIDRYQDGENAGYPTLCKGRYLVDGERYHALEEPTSLNTLELLPELLAANIASVKIEGRQRSPAYVSQVAKVWRQAIDRCKADPQNFVPQSAWMETLGAMSEGTQTTLGAYHRKWQ
- a CDS encoding U32 family peptidase, with protein sequence MKYSLGPVLYYWPKETLEDFYQQAAQSSADVIYLGEAVCSKRRATKVGDWLDMAKSLAGSGKQVVLSTLALVQATSELNELKRYVENGEFLLEASDLGVVNMCAERKLPFVAGHALNCYNAVTLRLLLRQGMVRWCMPVELSRDWLANLLAQCDELGIRHQFEVEVLSYGHLPLAYSARCFTARSEDRPKDECETCCIKYPNGRDVLSQEDQQVFVLNGIQTMSGYVYNLGNELTSMQGLVDIVRLSPLGPETFAMLDAFRANENGASPLPLAARSDCNGYWKRLAGLTLEA
- a CDS encoding GIY-YIG nuclease family protein, which gives rise to MTPWYLYLIRTADNTLYTGITTDVARRYQQHQSGKGAKALRGKGELTLAFSAPVGDRSLALRLEYRIKQLTRRQKERLVADGDGFAALLNELTLKND